The nucleotide sequence TGCGCTTCGGCCCGGCGGACGCCCCCGACACCCGGCGCGTGCTGCCCGGCGTGGTCGCCGGCGTCGGCGGCTACGGCAACTGCCTCGGCCTGCCGAACATCGGCGGCGAGCTGGTGTTCGACCCGAGCTACTCCGGCAACCCGCTGGTCAACGCCCTGTGCGTCGGCGCGATGCGCGTCGAGGACCTGCACCTGGCGTTCGCCTCGGGCAAGGGCAACAAGATCATCCTGTTCGGCGCGCGCACCGGCCTCGACGGCATCGGCGGCGTGTCCGTCCTCGCCAGCGACACCTTCTCGGGCGACGAAAGCTCGGGCGGCCGCAAGAAGCTCCCGAGCGTCCAGGTCGGCGACCCGTTCACCGAGAAGGTGCTCATCGAGTGCTGTCTCGAACTGTTCGCCCAGAAGCTCGTCGTCGGCATCCAGGACCTCGGCGGCGCCGGGCTCTCCTGCGCGACGTCGGAGCTCGCGGCCGCCGGTGACGGCGGTATGCACATCTACCTCGACCGGGTTCCGTTGCGCGCCACCGGGATGACCCCGGCGGAGGTGCTCTCCAGCGAGTCGCAGGAGCGGATGTGCGCGGTCGTCTCGCCGGAGAACGTCGAGGCGTTCATGAAGGTCTGCGAGAAGTGGGACGTCATCGCCACCGACATCGGCGAGGTCACCGACGGCGAGCACCTGGTCATCACCTGGAACGACGAGGTCGTCGTCGACGTGCCGGCGCACACCGTCGCGCACCAGGGCCCGGTGTACGACCGCCCGATCCAGCGACCGTCCACACAGGACGCCCTGCAGGCCGACACCTCGGCCAAGCTCCCGCGTCCGTCCACTTCGGACGAACTGCGCGCCGACATCCTCAAGCTGATCTCGTCGCCGAACCAGGCGTCGAAGGAATGGGTGACCTCCCAGTACGACCGCTACGTGCGCGGCAACACCGTGTCCGCGCAGCCGTCGGACTCGGGCGTCATCCGGATCGACGAGTCGACCGGCCGCGGGGTCGCCGTCTCGACCGACTGCAACAGCAAGTTCGTCTACCTCGACCCGTACGAGGGCGCGAAGCTCGCACTGGCCGAGGCGTACCGCAACGTCGCCACCAGTGGCGCGAAGCCGGTCGCGGTGTCGGACTGCTTGAACTTCGGCGCGCCGACCGACCCGGGGGTGATGTGGCAGTTCGAGCAGGCCGTGCACGGTCTGGCCGACGGCTGCGTCGAACTCGGCATCCCGGTCACCGGCGGCAACGTCAGCTTCTTCAACCAGACCGGTGACACGGCCATCCTGCCGACCCCGGTGGTCGGCGTGCTCGGCGTGATCGACGACGTCACCCGCCGCATCCCCACCGGAATCGGCGCCGAGGCGGGCGAAGCCCTGCTGCTGCTCGGCGAGACCCACGACGAGCTGGACGGTTCCGCCTGGGCGCGCGAACTGCACGGCCACCTCGGCGGCCGCCCGCCTCGCGTCGATCTGGCGCGCGAGAAGCTGCTCGCGGACATCCTCATCGCCGGTTCCCGCGACGGCATGATCTCCGCCGCGCACGACATCTCCGACGGTGGCCTGATCCAGACGCTCGTCGAGACCGTCCTCATCGGACAGTGCGGTGCCCGTGTCTTCCTCGACGCGGAGCAGGACCCGTTCGTGCAGCTGTTCTCCGAATCCGCGGGCCGCGTGCTGGTCGCCGTGCCGCGCACCGAGGAACTGCGGTTCACCGAGATGCTCACCGCGCGCGGCCTGCCGTGGCGCAAGACCGGTGTGGTGGACCCGGAATCGGGCTCCCTCGAACTCCAGGACATCACGGAGTTCACGCTGGACGAGCTTCGGGAGACCTGGGAGAAGACGCTCCCGGCACTGTTCGGCTAAAGGCCGTCGTGAGTGGTAAGGACGGTTCTAACCGTCCTTACCACTCACGAGCGGCAACGCCGAACCTGCCGGAAACTTCGCGCCCTCCACCGACGGCGCCTCCTGGAAGGTCGCCACGCTCAAGTCGACGGGCGCCTCGACGACCAGGTTGTCCAGCGACACCCTTCGTTCGAAGCTCGCCCTGGTGACCTCGAACCTGCCGTGGATGGTCGCGTTCTCGAGCAGGAACTTCCCGGACAGCTGAGCGTCGGTGAGGTCGAGATAGGACAGCACCTCGCACCGATCCGCGCCGAACCAGCCGACCCGCCTGCCGAGCAGCCCCAGCTTGTCGAGCCGGGCGTCGCTGAGATTGAGCGAAAGCGTCGGCCCGGTCGTCCCGGCGTGGGGAAGGATGTCGCGGATCAGTCGTTCGGCCGCACGCCGGACCAGCCGTTCCCGCTCCGCCGCCGCCCGCTTTTCGTTGTCGTCCCAGTCGTCGAGGTCCGGATCGAAACTCGGATGCTCGAACGGCCGCCGCAGGTAGGCGCACAACACGTCGAGCACGGTCTGCCGGTACTCGGGACGTGTCCTGGCGAGCCCGGCGAGGGAATGCATCGCCCCGACCCGGACCTGATCGGCTTCGTTGCCCAGCAGTTCGATCGATTTGGCGAAGCGCTCGTCGGAGATCCGGCTGCGCTCGATCTCGTGCCGGTCCTCTTCGGTACGCCTTCGCCGGTCGTTGAGCCAGAGTCCGTAGAGCGCGGCGATCGCCCCGCCCGCCAGCGCGCCGGTCTTGAGCGCGTCGCCGCGGCTGGTCGCGCGGTCCATCAGCAGCCAGGCGGTGACCCCGACGAGCACCACGACCGAGGACAGCAACGTCCACAGCAGCGGCGAGGAGAGCAGGCGCCTCATAAGTCCTTCACCGTGAGCCGGGCGCGGCCGTCCGGCAGGGTCTCGACGGACCAGCCGGACGGGAGTTCGTGGTCCCTCGCCGGTTCCACCGACGTGTTGTAGAGCGACACCGTGCCCGGTGGCTCGCGGAAGCTCAGATCCCCGAAGCCCTCGAACCGTGCGCGGCGCAGATCGAGCGTGCCCTTGAACTCCGCGTCGGCGAAGACGGCGTCCTTCGCGAAAACGCTGTCCTTGAAGGAGGTCTCGCCCGCGAACACGGTGTCGCGGAACTCGACGTCCTCGGAGAACCGGACCCCGCTGAACCACGCCCGCTGTTCGAACCTGGCTTCACTGCACCGGAAGAAGCCGATGCGTTTTTTCTCTTTCGTTCCCGCGCCCGTCAGGTACACCGGCCCGAGGAACACACAGCCGGAAAGGTTGGTGCTGCTGTACAAACCCGCGTAGCGGAGCAACAGCTTGCCGATCTTCCGCTCCGAAAGATCGAAGTACTCCAGCACCGCCCCGGTCAGGTCGAGGTCGTACCCCGGCGTGCCCTCGGAATCCGCGGCCGGGAGCAGTTCCCCGATCAGCCGTTGCGCGGTCTGCCGCACCTGGAGTTCTTGGTCCTCCTCCGCGGAGCCCTCTTTCGGTGCGGTGTTCCCGTCCCGTTTCGCCGTGTCCTGATACCGCGGATGCTCGAACGGCCGCCGCAGGTACGAGCACAGGATGTCCAGCACGGTCTGCTTGTAGATCTCGCGGCCGCGGGCCAGCCCCGCCAGCGCGTGCAGGGCCCCCACCCGCACCTGGTCGGCCTCGTGCCCGAGCAGCTCGACGGCCTTGGCGAACCGTTCGTCCGAGATCCGGTCCCGGTCCTGGTCGGCCCGCCGCAGCTCGAGCTCCTGCCGCTGCCGTTCGACCTCCTGCCGTCGCTCCTCGACCCGGCGCCGCCTGTCGTTGAGCCACAACGCGTACAGCGCGACGATGGCGCCCCCGGCGATGCCGCCGGTCTTCAGCGCCTCGCTGCGGCTGGTCGCCGGATCCGTCAGCAACCAGCCGCCGACCGCGAGCAGCAGGACGAGCGAGACGACGAAGGTCCAGAGCAAGGGGG is from Amycolatopsis lurida and encodes:
- the purL gene encoding phosphoribosylformylglycinamidine synthase subunit PurL; this encodes MTSTVDTTQRAEATPELTQPYVELGLADDEYARIREILGRRPTDAELAMYSVMWSEHCSYKSSKKHLRYFGETATPEMKEKMLAGIGENAGVVDIGEGWAVTFKVESHNHPSYVEPYQGAATGVGGIVRDIMAMGARPLAVADALRFGPADAPDTRRVLPGVVAGVGGYGNCLGLPNIGGELVFDPSYSGNPLVNALCVGAMRVEDLHLAFASGKGNKIILFGARTGLDGIGGVSVLASDTFSGDESSGGRKKLPSVQVGDPFTEKVLIECCLELFAQKLVVGIQDLGGAGLSCATSELAAAGDGGMHIYLDRVPLRATGMTPAEVLSSESQERMCAVVSPENVEAFMKVCEKWDVIATDIGEVTDGEHLVITWNDEVVVDVPAHTVAHQGPVYDRPIQRPSTQDALQADTSAKLPRPSTSDELRADILKLISSPNQASKEWVTSQYDRYVRGNTVSAQPSDSGVIRIDESTGRGVAVSTDCNSKFVYLDPYEGAKLALAEAYRNVATSGAKPVAVSDCLNFGAPTDPGVMWQFEQAVHGLADGCVELGIPVTGGNVSFFNQTGDTAILPTPVVGVLGVIDDVTRRIPTGIGAEAGEALLLLGETHDELDGSAWARELHGHLGGRPPRVDLAREKLLADILIAGSRDGMISAAHDISDGGLIQTLVETVLIGQCGARVFLDAEQDPFVQLFSESAGRVLVAVPRTEELRFTEMLTARGLPWRKTGVVDPESGSLELQDITEFTLDELRETWEKTLPALFG
- a CDS encoding pentapeptide repeat-containing protein; this encodes MKRFLRSPLLWTFVVSLVLLLAVGGWLLTDPATSRSEALKTGGIAGGAIVALYALWLNDRRRRVEERRQEVERQRQELELRRADQDRDRISDERFAKAVELLGHEADQVRVGALHALAGLARGREIYKQTVLDILCSYLRRPFEHPRYQDTAKRDGNTAPKEGSAEEDQELQVRQTAQRLIGELLPAADSEGTPGYDLDLTGAVLEYFDLSERKIGKLLLRYAGLYSSTNLSGCVFLGPVYLTGAGTKEKKRIGFFRCSEARFEQRAWFSGVRFSEDVEFRDTVFAGETSFKDSVFAKDAVFADAEFKGTLDLRRARFEGFGDLSFREPPGTVSLYNTSVEPARDHELPSGWSVETLPDGRARLTVKDL